The genomic window AGCCGGGACTCAACATTACATGGTGGAGGCAGCACCATGAAACTGGGAGAACTCTCTCTGGAGACTCAGGAGCTTCTTGGGCAGCATCGGGAAGCCGCCCACTCCGCTGAAGAGAAGGAGCGGTTCCTGGTGGCCATGGATGCGCTCAAGTTCATCGCTGCTACTGGCCAATCCCAGGACTTCGAAGACTATCGCAAAAGCTTGGACACCCATGCTCCCCCTCTTGTACTTGCGGCCTTCGGTACGCGCGAAGAAGCCGAGGCTTGGTTGAATGGCCATGCCAAGCCACCGCACCTTGCTTATGTCTTGATTGCTGGCGCGTATCACGTGGTCATGCATGTCCCCGACCTCAATCACCGCAGGCTGATTTCCCATCCTGTTCTCGAGTTCTATCTCGCAGAGATGATCCGGGAAGGGATTCCCGCCCCGATGGCCACCTTCCACACGCAAGAAGAGGCGAGGACGTGGCTTGAGCATCAGTCTGAGCCGCCTCGCCAGGTCTTCATCCACATTGGCGGGGAGCCTCACCTCGTGGCGTACCACCACAGGATTGGCCTCCGCGCGATGTATCCCCTCTCCATGGCCGCACCGCTGAAACAAGCAGACGAGTGAGCACACTGGCTTCTCATCTGATAGACTGGGGTTCTTCACGAGCACTGGCCGGGGGCTCGCACACCTCAGGGAATCCCTGTCATGAGCCTCCGGCGCCTCGCGTCCCCCTTGCTGCTGCTGTGCGTCCTTCCAGCGGCCGCCCTGGCGGAACCACCGCACCAGAAGCCCGCCGCTGAAGCGCCGCTATGTTTTCGAGGAGGGCCCTTGCCGGAGTGCCAGGGCTTCCTGTTGACGGAGTTCGCGGCCGCCATCGCGCGGCCATCGGACTACCGCCGGCCTCCCGTCAACGCCATCTGGGAGCTGGGCTACATGCACAACCTGGAGGAGGCGCAGCTGGCGTTCGGGGGAACCCTGTTTTTCGTCTACGACGACAAGGAGCGTATCCTGTTCGGCTTCAAACCCCGGCTGCGGCGATGGTTGACGCCGTGGCTGAGCGCCGAGGTGGGCCCGGGAATCGTCCTTGGCGGAGGGAACGGCGGCAGCTTCGCCCCCTCCTACCCCGCCTTCAGTGGCCACGCGGCCCTCAACTTCGGAGACGTGGTCTCCGTGAGCGCCCAGCTGGAGGTGCTCCCGCTCACCGAGATGTCGAACGTCAATCCCCAGGGGCGGGAAGTCACTGGCTACATCGGCCTGCGTTTCGGCTCCTACGCGGGCATGGTTGCAGGTCCCCTGGCGGGTGCTTTCTTGGTGTGGGCGAACGGGGTCAGCGACTGAGCCGGCCGGGCATTGCCCTTTCCGCCGAGACGAGTGTCCGCTTCCGTGGATTCCCAGCCCTGCGACAACATGTCCCATCCCCCCGGTGCGCGCCTGGGCCCTAGAAGGCGCCTGCCACTCTTTACCGGGGGAACCTGCATGAACGCATCTCCACGTCTGTTATTGGCCGCCGTGGCCACCCTGCTGTGCACCGCCGCCGAGGCCCACATCTCTGTCCTCTCCGGGCCCTTCATCGCCGGCAATTCCCAGGAGCTCACGTTCAACATCGCCCATGGCTGCTCGGGCGTGGACACGTTCCGCATCGAGATCCACCTCCCCGAAGGCGTGACGTCGGTGCGCCCCCTGGACTCGGTGTTTGGCAAGGCCGCCCTCTCCAAGGACGCCAACGGCGCCGTGAAGTCCGTGGTCTGGACCAAGCCCGCCGCGGAGGTGCTCCCGGGGGACACCCACCTGTACCGCGTGGGCCTGAGCGCACTGCTGCCCAACAAGCCCTTCACCACGCTGTACTTCCCCACCTTCCAGTCCTGCCGCGCCGCGGATGGCACCGAGTCCACCGTCGAGTGGAGCGCCACCCGTGGTGGCCATGACCACGGCGGGGGAACCGGCCCCTCGGCGAATCCCGCCCCCGCGGTGTTCCTGCTTCCCGAGCGCGCCCCCGGCTGGAACAAGTACACCGTGGATCAGCACGTCCACGACATGGGGGTCTTCAAGGACGCGCAGATCGTCTGGGCGGGAAAGACCGCCTACAGCCCCAACCCCCTCGTCCGGAGCCTCATCGAGCGGGAGCCGGACACCCAGATGCTTCAGGAGATTCATCCCGGCACCGAGATCTGGATCAAATACTGAGAGGCTTCCATGCGCCCCTTGCTCATCCTGACCGCCCTGTCGTGGCTGTGCGCGTGTTCCAGTGACAGCAGCACTCCGGCCCCCCCTCCGGGAGGGCCGCCGCCGGAGGTGCCCCCGCGCTCCTCCGTGGAGGCCCCTCCCACCGCCCAGCTCGATGCGGAGCTGAAGCCCTCCGCCTTCCAGGCCGGGGCGGGCCTGCCGGCCTCCCTCAAGCCGCCCCAATGAAGCCCGGCCGCGCCGGGGGGAGAAGGGTTGAGGTCCCCCGGCCCGGTCACTAGCTTGCCCCCATGAGCCCTGCTCGCCCTGTTCGCCCTCCGTGGAAAGCCGGCGTGGTGCTGGTGTGCCGGAAGTGTTCCGGCAACAAGACGCTGGATTTGCGCGGCTGGCTCAAGGACCGGCTCAAGGAGGATGGCCACAAGGGCCAGATCCGCATCCTTCGCGTGGGCTGCCTGGACATCTGTCCCAAGAAGCGCGTGATGGCCCTGGTGCAGCCGCTGCCGGG from Stigmatella erecta includes these protein-coding regions:
- a CDS encoding head protein, giving the protein MKLGELSLETQELLGQHREAAHSAEEKERFLVAMDALKFIAATGQSQDFEDYRKSLDTHAPPLVLAAFGTREEAEAWLNGHAKPPHLAYVLIAGAYHVVMHVPDLNHRRLISHPVLEFYLAEMIREGIPAPMATFHTQEEARTWLEHQSEPPRQVFIHIGGEPHLVAYHHRIGLRAMYPLSMAAPLKQADE
- a CDS encoding DUF1775 domain-containing protein; the encoded protein is MNASPRLLLAAVATLLCTAAEAHISVLSGPFIAGNSQELTFNIAHGCSGVDTFRIEIHLPEGVTSVRPLDSVFGKAALSKDANGAVKSVVWTKPAAEVLPGDTHLYRVGLSALLPNKPFTTLYFPTFQSCRAADGTESTVEWSATRGGHDHGGGTGPSANPAPAVFLLPERAPGWNKYTVDQHVHDMGVFKDAQIVWAGKTAYSPNPLVRSLIEREPDTQMLQEIHPGTEIWIKY
- a CDS encoding (2Fe-2S) ferredoxin domain-containing protein, with the protein product MVLVCRKCSGNKTLDLRGWLKDRLKEDGHKGQIRILRVGCLDICPKKRVMALVQPLPGHAGGGCFAVEPKEEGEDFYRQVLKLLEKAPSPR